In Cyanobacteriota bacterium, the genomic window AGGGTAGCGGCGATGGAAGAAATGTGAACCACTCGTCCCCACTGTCGCTGTTGCATTGCAGGGACTAGGCACCGGTTTAGTTCAGCGGCAATTTCAAAATTGAGCCGCCATACAGCACGCCATTCATCCACACTGCAAAATGGATCGCGAACTCCTAAGGTGCCCCCTAGGTTGTGCACTAGGATATCTACCCGATCAGTGTAGGACTGGAGATCTTGAGCAAACTGAGTAGGCGCGTTGTCTGGCATCAAATCCCTCGCTAACCCCCAATGCCCGTGAGAGGTTTGGCTCATTTCCGCCACTAGACTGGTAATATCGGCTGCTGTGCGCCCTACTACGCCAACTTGAGCACCTTCAGCAGCCAGCCCCAGGGCGATCGCTCGGCCCAATCCTCGGCTAGCACCCACCACTAGAGCAGATTTCCCCTCCAATCCTAGATTCATGAGCTGAAATCTGCGGTAGTTCGAGTTTCAATCAGTGCCCTGCCAACTTTGCCTGTTTCTAAATCCTCCAACGCCCTGTTGATATCGTCTAAAGAATAGGTGTGGGTAATCAACTGCTCTAGGGCTAGTTTTCCTGCTTGAAACAGATTGGCATAGCGGGGAATATCCCGGTCAGGGTTTGTCTCGCCTCCCCAAGTACCGAGAATCTGCTTACCTTTAATTAGGTCAAAGGGATCCAAGCTGATGCGTTCACCTGCGGCCAAGTTACCAGCAAGAACAGCCACCCCACCAGGAGCACGAATAGCCGCGATCGCCCCTTCCATAGTTTGTGTACGTCCTGCCGCTTCAATGGCATAGTCCACGCCCTTACCTGCCGTGATATCCATCAATGCCGTCTGCACATCTTGGGTTTTGGCATTGATGGTGTGGGTTGCACCTAGTTCTAATGCTTGCTGGAGTTTATGGTCAAAAATATCAATAGCGATAATAGGCATAGCATTGGCTAAACTAGCCGCCATCACTGCACTTAGCCCCACACCACCGACTCCAAAGATGGCCACGCTACTACCGGGGGTAACCCGCAGGGTATTCAACACTACCCCAGCTCCAGTGGGAATTGCACACCCCAATAATGCTGCCTCACGCAGAGGCATGGCTTCTGGAATGGGGATAATCCGGTTTTCTGAGATGATGGCTGATTCCAGAAAGGTGCTGATGGCTCCAGAGTTGATGGCTCCCTGACTGCCCTGATACTGAGTAGAAGGGACATCCCGCCCTTGCCCTTTAATCCAAGACAGTACAACGCGATCGCCGGGTTTAACCTTGGTCACCTCAGCACCCACATCGCGTACAACTCCTGCCCCCTCATGTCCTAACGTGTGAGGAAGATAGCGGTCTGGCCCTCGCTTGCCCCGCACTTCTGAAAGTTGAGTATGGCAAACCCCGCTGTAGGCAATATCTACCAACACTTGGCCGGGTTTGAGGGCAGGTAGGGTGAGTTCCTCAAGGCGGAGTGGTTCGTTGAGGGCGTAAAGAACGGCTGCTTTAGTGGTCATCAGAGTGCTGATCCTGTGCTAGTTGTTGACGCAATGCAGCTAACTGCTGTTCGGCTTGCTCTGCCCGCTGGCGTTCTTGCTCTGCCCGCTGGCGTTCTTGCTCTGCCCGCTGGCGCTCTTGCTCTGCCCGCTGGCGCTCTTGCTCTGCCCGCTGACGCTCTTGTTCTAACGCTGACCGAGTTTGCTGTAACTCTTGCCTGGCTTGAATCAACAACTCTTCGGCGATCGTGTAACGTTCGCCAGCTTCGTTATACCAGAACAGCCACTCTCGGGTTATGGCTTGGTAGGTGCCGATGTCATAGCCAATGCCCAAATCAATATCTGGGATCCAGATAGGGTTCCCCTCTAGGCGGCGATAGCGATTGTTAACTAAGTGATACACCTCCAGCTTTTGATGCTGATTGGGTGAAAGCTTCCGCCGTTGATCAGTGCGACGTGGCTTGCCACCTAGAGGGTTGTACACTACATAGTACGGTACCCCGAACTGGGCGTATAGTCGCTTTTTCCAGTCATACTCACCATTGTAGGTTTCAGACACCACTTCCAGAAATAACTTGGGGATAATGTTACTCTCTTCCCACAGCACATAGCTAAGTCGCAAGCGCTCTGACTTGACTCGTGGCACACCCAAGCTGAGAAATCCATCGGGAATGATGGGTGGCTTGTAGGGATGGTAGTAAATTCCCATATCCACGCCCCAGTACCAGTCTTGACGATCGGCCCAAATCACTGACAGAATTGCCAACAACAGATTAGGCACTAGGTTTTGC contains:
- a CDS encoding SDR family oxidoreductase, whose protein sequence is MNLGLEGKSALVVGASRGLGRAIALGLAAEGAQVGVVGRTAADITSLVAEMSQTSHGHWGLARDLMPDNAPTQFAQDLQSYTDRVDILVHNLGGTLGVRDPFCSVDEWRAVWRLNFEIAAELNRCLVPAMQQRQWGRVVHISSIAATLSRGSVAYCAVKAALNAYTKNLGCTVAPDGVVISAVMPGVIRHPGSHWDQVAINDPDRVQNFLNNRIAIQRFAAPSEISNMVIFLCSEQAAFMPGAVVPIDGGSW
- a CDS encoding zinc-binding dehydrogenase translates to MTTKAAVLYALNEPLRLEELTLPALKPGQVLVDIAYSGVCHTQLSEVRGKRGPDRYLPHTLGHEGAGVVRDVGAEVTKVKPGDRVVLSWIKGQGRDVPSTQYQGSQGAINSGAISTFLESAIISENRIIPIPEAMPLREAALLGCAIPTGAGVVLNTLRVTPGSSVAIFGVGGVGLSAVMAASLANAMPIIAIDIFDHKLQQALELGATHTINAKTQDVQTALMDITAGKGVDYAIEAAGRTQTMEGAIAAIRAPGGVAVLAGNLAAGERISLDPFDLIKGKQILGTWGGETNPDRDIPRYANLFQAGKLALEQLITHTYSLDDINRALEDLETGKVGRALIETRTTADFSS
- a CDS encoding Uma2 family endonuclease, whose protein sequence is MIHLFNPDDLIHLPTAADLPDSDDTPVDNELQNLVPNLLLAILSVIWADRQDWYWGVDMGIYYHPYKPPIIPDGFLSLGVPRVKSERLRLSYVLWEESNIIPKLFLEVVSETYNGEYDWKKRLYAQFGVPYYVVYNPLGGKPRRTDQRRKLSPNQHQKLEVYHLVNNRYRRLEGNPIWIPDIDLGIGYDIGTYQAITREWLFWYNEAGERYTIAEELLIQARQELQQTRSALEQERQRAEQERQRAEQERQRAEQERQRAEQERQRAEQAEQQLAALRQQLAQDQHSDDH